The following proteins are encoded in a genomic region of Sulfolobales archaeon:
- the narI gene encoding respiratory nitrate reductase subunit gamma: MLESSILESILWVILPYVVIMTFIIGNIYRYVFSQQSWSSRSSEIFEKRLLQIGGQLFHYGLLLVIFGHIIGLFIPPSITAALGISDEEYHMIAITMGGVAGGVALLGSLILLWRRLADPRVRATSSSSDTLILILIVLTMMFGEFNTVVYSALYGPYDYRSTIAPWIRSLFYSPNPSLMTSVPLTYKIHIFLAYLVFFMWPFSRLVHVWSVPIFYLRRSWILYRRLERYE, translated from the coding sequence ATGCTAGAAAGTAGCATTTTGGAATCGATTCTCTGGGTCATTTTACCATATGTAGTTATAATGACATTCATTATTGGAAACATATACAGATACGTATTTTCGCAGCAGTCATGGTCATCCAGATCAAGTGAAATATTCGAGAAAAGACTTCTGCAAATTGGTGGACAGCTCTTTCACTATGGCTTACTGCTTGTCATCTTTGGTCACATAATTGGGCTGTTCATTCCTCCTAGCATTACTGCGGCTTTAGGTATCAGTGATGAGGAGTACCACATGATAGCTATAACCATGGGCGGAGTAGCAGGAGGAGTAGCACTTCTCGGGAGCTTGATACTTCTTTGGAGAAGACTAGCAGATCCAAGAGTCAGGGCAACCAGTAGTAGCTCGGATACTCTGATTCTTATCTTGATAGTTCTTACAATGATGTTTGGGGAATTCAACACCGTAGTTTATAGCGCACTTTATGGTCCCTATGACTACAGAAGTACAATTGCTCCCTGGATCAGATCCCTATTTTACAGCCCAAACCCATCACTGATGACAAGTGTTCCTCTAACATATAAAATCCACATTTTTCTTGCTTATCTTGTCTTTTTCATGTGGCCATTCTCCAGGCTAGTTCATGTATGGAGTGTTCCTATATTTTACCTGCGTAGGTCATGGATTCTCTACAGGAGGTTGGAGAGATATGAATAG